One window of Mangrovibacterium diazotrophicum genomic DNA carries:
- a CDS encoding MFS transporter — MKAVTEKISVVEKIGYSLGDLAANLIFQTLMAFIAFFYTDIYKIPPVTASAIIFGGGMFGAFFNPVMGIIADRTNTRWGKFRPWVLWTAIPFGLSAILAFATPNFSPTGKIIYALATYVFLVLVYSANNLPYSSLSGVMTGSMQQRNSISAYRFTAAMISQFIIQVLLLPLALIFGDGDKTVGFGKVMTMFAIIGIVFFIITFLTTKERIVPEKDQEATVKQDLSDLSKNRPWLMMLGVIVFLFITVSLKGGMYVYYFQDFVNREKLGLFLENIGFNGFIDGLNAAFVKIGLHGFQWPEDIATSGFSLFNALATICMIIGIMFSKRLADRIGKREVFKWGIIISATFQLSFFFCAPGAVGAIFLVQILHGLFYGLTIPMLWAMIADVADYSEWKNNRRATAIIFSAMIFGLKVGLSVGGALVAGILGWFGYAEQVVVQSDTTVLGIKLAMSVFPTITFAISVAFLMFYSIDKNMEVQIEKALEERRWKKKENKIQPAPATTNLPGANSILTEVEI, encoded by the coding sequence ATGAAAGCTGTAACAGAAAAGATATCGGTTGTTGAGAAAATTGGCTACAGCCTGGGCGACCTGGCTGCCAACCTCATCTTCCAGACCCTCATGGCGTTTATCGCCTTTTTCTATACCGACATTTATAAAATACCACCGGTAACGGCTTCCGCCATTATTTTCGGTGGCGGCATGTTCGGCGCTTTTTTCAACCCGGTAATGGGCATTATCGCCGACCGGACCAATACCCGCTGGGGAAAGTTTCGTCCCTGGGTGTTGTGGACGGCTATTCCGTTCGGGCTATCCGCGATACTGGCTTTTGCCACCCCGAACTTCAGCCCGACCGGAAAGATCATTTATGCACTGGCGACTTACGTTTTTTTAGTGCTGGTGTATTCAGCCAACAACCTGCCGTACTCATCGCTCAGCGGGGTGATGACCGGAAGCATGCAGCAGCGCAATAGTATTTCGGCCTACCGGTTTACGGCGGCCATGATCTCGCAGTTTATCATCCAGGTATTGCTGCTTCCCTTGGCGCTCATCTTTGGCGACGGCGATAAAACGGTTGGTTTCGGAAAGGTGATGACCATGTTTGCCATTATCGGGATCGTCTTTTTTATTATCACCTTTTTAACGACGAAAGAACGGATTGTTCCCGAGAAAGATCAGGAAGCGACCGTGAAGCAAGACTTGTCGGATTTGAGTAAAAACCGCCCTTGGCTAATGATGTTAGGAGTGATCGTGTTTTTGTTCATCACCGTTTCGCTGAAAGGCGGTATGTATGTATACTATTTCCAGGATTTTGTCAACCGCGAGAAGCTCGGGCTTTTCCTCGAAAATATTGGCTTCAATGGTTTTATCGATGGCCTGAACGCGGCTTTTGTGAAAATCGGCCTACACGGATTCCAGTGGCCGGAAGATATTGCAACCTCCGGTTTTAGCCTGTTCAACGCATTGGCAACCATTTGCATGATCATCGGGATCATGTTCTCCAAACGTTTGGCCGACCGGATTGGTAAACGCGAGGTGTTCAAATGGGGAATCATCATCTCGGCAACTTTCCAATTGTCCTTCTTCTTCTGTGCCCCGGGTGCAGTAGGAGCCATCTTCCTGGTTCAAATCCTTCACGGCTTATTCTATGGCCTCACCATTCCCATGCTATGGGCGATGATTGCCGATGTAGCCGACTATTCGGAATGGAAAAACAACCGTCGTGCAACCGCCATCATCTTTTCAGCAATGATATTCGGTTTAAAAGTCGGCTTGAGTGTTGGCGGGGCTTTGGTTGCCGGAATTTTGGGGTGGTTTGGCTATGCCGAGCAGGTTGTCGTTCAGTCCGACACGACTGTCCTCGGAATCAAATTGGCCATGAGCGTTTTCCCAACAATCACTTTTGCCATTTCCGTTGCCTTCCTGATGTTCTATTCCATCGATAAGAACATGGAAGTTCAGATTGAAAAAGCGCTGGAGGAGCGAAGATGGAAAAAGAAAGAAAATAAAATTCAACCCGCACCTGCAACTACCAACTTGCCGGGCGCGAATTCAATACTTACCGAAGTAGAAATTTAA
- the galB gene encoding beta-galactosidase GalB, giving the protein MMNRTCKKTRNVLLLCLLSITFGCQPDATTKVAVRERISLNEGWTFYKYDSAEQSDSLIFDVRPEVTENNDSKDADSKPTEAVDIESKQLVLKPWVLPTANEFIADSETQHIRPEGNPGGNFPFVQADFDDSSWEQVTLPHDWGIQGPFFVGDNPEVGGGMGRLPSNGVGWYRKKLSIPAEDAGKNFFLDIDGAMSYAIVWLNGNLVGGWPYGYNSWRVDLTPYLIPGGTNQLAIRVDNPNYSARWYPGGGIYRNVWLVKTNPVHIAHWGTFVKTSDVSGESAKLDLEVKIENNSEKNSESKLITRIFELDENGKRKEAVAGVFDPQTVTVVAGEQAKIEASTVLKNPKLWGPRPTQQPNLYVAVTELYENDQLIDQYETRFGVRDVQFDPNQGVLVNGELIKIHGVNQHHDLGALGAAFNMRAVERQLEILWDMGCNAIRMSHNPPAPELLELTDRMGFLVIDEIFDCWEMKKTPHDFHLIFPDWSEADTRAFIRRDRNCPSVIIWSFGNEVGEQYTAKEGAAVGKRLYDFVKDEDPTRPTITAMNYAKPYMELPKVADLVGLNYQGEGIRQDPMFEGTDRIRTAPQYPAFHEQFPEKTIISTESASALSTRGTYLFPVSEKLSAPVREGKGGNEANGYVSAYELYAVDFGSSADKVFAAQDAHPFVAGEFVWTGWDYIGEPTPYYSARSSYSGIIDLAGFPKDRYYLYQARWRPDLPMVHILPHWNWPDRIGKVTPVHVFTSGDEVELFLNGRSLGKKAKGELEYRLRWDDVQYEPGELKAVAYKDGKAWAEQTIRTTGEAAGIAADADRNEIKADGKDLAFVTVKVTDENGLWVRDAADEIQFSIEGPGEIVATDNGDPTDMNAFPSHNRKAFGGLCLVIVKAKPGAQGTIQLKAESGQLQSTETVIQLKP; this is encoded by the coding sequence ATGATGAATCGAACCTGCAAGAAAACCAGAAACGTACTTCTCCTTTGTTTGCTCTCTATTACTTTTGGCTGCCAGCCGGATGCGACAACAAAAGTGGCTGTCCGAGAACGTATCAGTTTGAATGAGGGCTGGACTTTCTACAAATACGACAGCGCTGAACAGAGTGATTCGCTGATTTTCGATGTTCGCCCGGAGGTAACGGAGAATAACGACAGCAAGGATGCAGATTCGAAGCCAACTGAGGCTGTCGATATTGAAAGTAAACAACTGGTTTTGAAACCTTGGGTATTGCCAACAGCAAACGAGTTCATTGCTGATTCAGAAACACAACATATCCGTCCGGAAGGAAACCCGGGTGGAAACTTTCCTTTTGTTCAGGCCGATTTTGACGACAGTTCGTGGGAGCAGGTAACATTGCCACACGACTGGGGCATTCAAGGGCCATTCTTTGTGGGCGATAATCCTGAAGTTGGTGGAGGTATGGGCCGCCTGCCGAGCAACGGCGTGGGCTGGTACCGTAAAAAGTTGAGCATTCCTGCTGAGGATGCCGGAAAGAATTTTTTCCTCGATATTGATGGAGCCATGTCCTATGCCATCGTTTGGTTGAATGGAAACCTGGTTGGTGGCTGGCCCTATGGCTACAATTCCTGGCGCGTAGACCTTACGCCCTATTTAATCCCCGGCGGCACAAACCAGTTGGCTATCCGGGTTGACAACCCCAATTATTCAGCGCGCTGGTATCCCGGCGGCGGCATTTACCGCAACGTGTGGCTGGTCAAAACAAACCCGGTACACATTGCCCATTGGGGAACCTTCGTCAAAACGAGCGATGTTTCCGGCGAGTCAGCCAAGCTCGACCTGGAAGTAAAAATTGAAAACAATTCAGAAAAAAATAGTGAATCAAAACTGATTACACGGATTTTTGAGTTAGACGAAAACGGCAAGCGCAAAGAAGCTGTTGCAGGTGTTTTCGATCCGCAAACCGTAACAGTCGTGGCCGGAGAGCAAGCTAAAATTGAAGCGAGTACTGTTTTGAAAAATCCGAAACTTTGGGGGCCGCGCCCCACGCAACAACCGAATTTGTATGTTGCAGTGACCGAGCTCTATGAGAATGACCAATTAATTGATCAATACGAAACACGTTTTGGTGTTCGCGATGTGCAATTCGATCCAAATCAAGGCGTTTTGGTGAATGGTGAACTCATCAAAATTCATGGAGTTAACCAGCACCATGATTTGGGAGCTCTGGGCGCCGCTTTCAATATGCGTGCGGTCGAACGCCAACTCGAGATATTGTGGGACATGGGCTGCAACGCCATCCGCATGTCGCACAACCCGCCGGCACCCGAATTGTTGGAGCTGACCGACCGCATGGGATTCCTGGTGATCGATGAGATTTTCGATTGCTGGGAAATGAAGAAAACACCGCACGATTTTCACCTGATTTTCCCCGATTGGTCGGAGGCTGATACCCGCGCGTTTATTCGTCGCGACCGCAATTGCCCATCGGTGATCATTTGGAGTTTTGGCAACGAAGTGGGTGAACAGTACACAGCCAAAGAAGGCGCTGCTGTTGGCAAACGGCTGTACGATTTTGTGAAGGATGAAGATCCGACACGTCCGACAATCACTGCAATGAACTACGCTAAGCCCTATATGGAGCTTCCGAAGGTGGCTGACTTGGTTGGATTGAATTACCAGGGAGAAGGTATTCGTCAGGATCCAATGTTTGAGGGGACCGACCGCATTCGCACGGCGCCTCAGTATCCTGCCTTCCACGAGCAGTTTCCGGAGAAAACAATTATAAGCACCGAATCGGCATCAGCCTTGAGCACACGCGGAACCTATCTGTTTCCGGTTTCGGAAAAGTTGAGTGCCCCGGTTCGTGAAGGAAAAGGTGGCAATGAAGCCAACGGCTATGTAAGTGCGTACGAGCTTTACGCTGTAGACTTTGGCTCGAGTGCCGATAAAGTATTTGCTGCCCAGGATGCGCACCCGTTTGTTGCCGGCGAGTTTGTGTGGACCGGCTGGGATTACATCGGCGAACCCACCCCGTATTACTCAGCCCGAAGTTCGTATTCCGGCATCATCGATTTGGCGGGATTCCCGAAAGATCGCTATTACCTGTACCAAGCGCGCTGGCGGCCTGATTTGCCGATGGTGCATATCTTGCCGCACTGGAACTGGCCCGATCGAATTGGCAAAGTCACTCCCGTGCATGTGTTCACTTCGGGTGATGAAGTAGAGTTGTTCCTGAACGGCCGTTCGCTGGGAAAAAAAGCCAAAGGCGAACTGGAATACCGCCTGCGCTGGGATGATGTGCAATACGAGCCGGGCGAGTTGAAAGCGGTGGCCTACAAGGATGGCAAAGCGTGGGCCGAACAAACAATTCGTACAACCGGCGAAGCTGCAGGAATAGCAGCAGACGCAGATCGAAACGAGATAAAAGCTGACGGTAAAGATCTGGCATTCGTCACCGTGAAAGTGACTGATGAAAATGGGCTTTGGGTTCGGGATGCTGCGGATGAAATTCAATTCAGCATTGAAGGGCCCGGCGAGATTGTGGCAACCGATAATGGCGATCCCACAGATATGAACGCCTTCCCGTCGCACAACCGAAAAGCTTTTGGCGGACTCTGCCTGGTAATCGTGAAGGCCAAGCCCGGAGCACAAGGAACAATTCAGTTAAAAGCCGAGTCCGGTCAGCTTCAATCAACCGAAACAGTAATACAACTGAAACCGTAG
- a CDS encoding alpha-glucuronidase family glycosyl hydrolase, with product MKIKSIISSLFILLMVNPASFAQAIDGSQLWFTNQQLSPEVKTTIPATICIQEESATFKIIKDELAKSFPALGVGEVSFTKKVAQDIVLIGTAESKAIASLVSEDELATLGDDGFIIRRKQGDGTIVIAANTEFGALYGVYEFLRLLKTSSSDLAEIDRVEIPSYQRRILNHWDNLDGTVERGYAGHSIWKWDELPGTNSPRYEAYARANASIGINGTVLNNVNANPDILTKDYLEKVNVLAGIFRPYGIKVYLSVNFSSPKELGGLENSDPLNDQVKSWWSDKADEIYAMIPDFGGFLVKANSEGLPGPQDYGRTHADGANMLADALAPHGGIVMWRAFVYNPDGDDRAKQAYKEFVPLDGQFRKNVIIQLKNGPIDFQPREPFSPMFGAMKHTTLMPEFQITQEYLGFSDHLVFLSTLFEECLDTDTYAEGPNTTIARITDGEVFNDSITAIAGVANIGEDTNWCGHHFAQSNWYAFGRLAWNKKLSSAEIANEWLEQTFTQDADFVSEMKRVMLQSREAVVNYMTPIGLHHLMGWGHHHGPEPWCEVPGARPDWLPTYYHKADSMGIGFDRSTTGSEAVLQYADPLRSIYDNVSTCPEMYLLWFHHLSWDYVLHSGNTLWDELCYKYSSGVDRVKVFQKIWDRMEGKVDAQRFSEVQAKLAIQATEAMWWRDACLLYFQTFSGKPIPEELDRPVHVLEQLKKIKFDMTHHN from the coding sequence ATGAAAATAAAATCAATCATTTCAAGCCTGTTTATTCTCTTGATGGTCAATCCGGCCTCATTTGCTCAAGCCATTGACGGCTCTCAATTGTGGTTCACCAACCAGCAGCTTTCGCCGGAAGTAAAAACTACGATTCCGGCGACTATTTGCATTCAGGAAGAATCGGCCACCTTCAAAATTATAAAAGATGAGTTGGCCAAGAGTTTCCCTGCGTTGGGAGTCGGCGAGGTGAGTTTCACTAAAAAAGTGGCTCAAGATATTGTGCTGATTGGAACAGCCGAATCGAAGGCAATTGCCAGCTTGGTGAGTGAAGATGAGTTGGCAACGCTTGGAGATGATGGTTTCATCATTCGCAGAAAGCAAGGTGATGGTACAATTGTGATTGCTGCGAATACGGAGTTTGGAGCGCTTTACGGGGTTTACGAGTTTCTGCGGTTGCTCAAAACCAGTTCTTCCGATTTAGCTGAGATTGACCGGGTGGAAATTCCATCGTACCAGCGCCGTATTCTAAATCACTGGGACAACCTGGACGGAACAGTGGAGCGTGGTTACGCTGGTCATTCCATCTGGAAATGGGACGAACTGCCCGGAACAAACAGTCCGCGCTACGAAGCTTATGCCCGCGCAAACGCCTCCATCGGGATCAATGGCACCGTGTTGAATAATGTGAACGCCAACCCGGATATTCTGACGAAAGACTACCTCGAAAAAGTAAACGTGCTGGCGGGCATTTTCCGCCCTTACGGCATCAAAGTTTATTTGTCAGTTAACTTCTCGTCGCCTAAAGAGCTGGGTGGTTTGGAGAATTCGGATCCGTTAAATGATCAGGTGAAAAGCTGGTGGAGCGACAAAGCAGATGAAATCTACGCTATGATACCGGACTTCGGAGGATTTTTGGTGAAAGCCAACTCCGAAGGCCTCCCGGGGCCTCAGGATTACGGACGTACGCACGCCGATGGTGCCAACATGTTAGCCGACGCGTTAGCTCCGCACGGTGGAATTGTGATGTGGCGTGCCTTTGTGTACAACCCGGATGGAGACGATCGTGCTAAGCAGGCTTACAAGGAGTTTGTTCCGTTGGATGGGCAGTTTCGGAAGAATGTGATCATCCAGTTGAAAAATGGTCCGATTGACTTTCAGCCGCGAGAGCCTTTCAGCCCGATGTTCGGTGCCATGAAGCACACGACGCTGATGCCGGAATTTCAAATTACGCAGGAATATTTAGGGTTTTCAGATCACCTGGTGTTCTTGTCAACCCTGTTTGAAGAATGCCTGGATACTGACACTTACGCCGAAGGGCCAAACACAACCATTGCCCGGATTACCGATGGCGAAGTGTTCAACGATTCGATTACAGCCATTGCTGGAGTGGCCAATATTGGTGAAGATACCAATTGGTGTGGGCATCATTTTGCGCAGTCAAACTGGTACGCTTTCGGTCGACTGGCCTGGAATAAAAAATTGTCATCAGCAGAAATCGCGAATGAGTGGCTCGAGCAAACGTTTACGCAGGATGCCGATTTCGTGAGCGAGATGAAACGGGTGATGCTGCAATCGCGCGAAGCGGTTGTGAATTACATGACTCCGATTGGATTGCATCATTTGATGGGCTGGGGACATCATCATGGTCCGGAACCCTGGTGTGAAGTGCCGGGAGCACGCCCGGACTGGTTACCGACTTATTACCACAAGGCAGATTCAATGGGCATTGGTTTCGACCGTTCAACAACCGGTAGTGAGGCCGTTTTGCAATATGCAGACCCGCTGCGTTCAATCTACGATAATGTATCCACTTGCCCGGAAATGTACTTGTTGTGGTTCCATCACCTGTCGTGGGATTACGTATTGCACAGCGGCAATACTTTGTGGGACGAGCTGTGCTATAAATATTCTTCGGGAGTTGATCGGGTGAAAGTGTTTCAAAAGATTTGGGATCGAATGGAAGGCAAAGTTGATGCGCAACGCTTTAGTGAAGTTCAGGCGAAACTGGCGATCCAGGCAACAGAAGCGATGTGGTGGCGCGATGCCTGTCTGCTTTACTTTCAAACCTTCTCCGGCAAACCGATCCCTGAAGAATTGGACCGACCCGTTCATGTGCTCGAACAGTTGAAAAAAATCAAGTTCGATATGACGCACCACAACTAG
- a CDS encoding NAD(P)-dependent alcohol dehydrogenase: MKTAIMTELEKVEIIETAIPVPTADEVLVKIEYVGVCGSDLHYYEHGRISNFIVETPFVLGHECSGTVTKVGEKVTHLKVGDRVALEPGKTCGVCEHCKSGKYNLCPDVIFFATPPVPGTFQEFVTHEARLCFKLPDNVSTMEGALIEPLAVGFHAAIQGGASVGQTAVVTGAGAIGLVSLLALKAMGVSKVYVVDVLPKRLEKALELGANGVINGMEEDAVAKIMELTEGKGVDLSIETAGTEITMTQLLKMAKKGSTVVFVGYSAKETVSLPVNLIMDKELSIQSVFRYRNIFPLAIESVAAGIVPIKDIVSDYFEFDNIQAGLQNCVKNKADIVKAVIKL, encoded by the coding sequence ATGAAAACAGCAATAATGACTGAACTCGAGAAGGTCGAGATTATCGAAACAGCAATTCCGGTTCCTACAGCCGACGAGGTATTAGTGAAGATAGAATATGTAGGTGTTTGTGGCTCGGATTTGCATTATTACGAGCATGGACGCATCAGTAATTTTATTGTTGAAACACCTTTTGTGCTGGGGCATGAATGCTCGGGTACTGTAACGAAAGTGGGTGAAAAAGTAACGCATTTGAAAGTAGGCGACCGTGTCGCGTTGGAACCAGGAAAAACCTGTGGCGTTTGTGAACACTGTAAATCGGGAAAATATAACCTGTGCCCGGATGTGATTTTCTTCGCCACACCGCCGGTGCCGGGGACTTTCCAGGAATTTGTGACACACGAAGCTCGCTTGTGCTTCAAATTACCGGATAATGTAAGTACCATGGAAGGCGCGCTGATTGAACCTTTGGCGGTTGGTTTCCACGCCGCCATACAGGGAGGTGCATCGGTTGGTCAAACAGCAGTGGTGACCGGTGCCGGTGCAATTGGCCTGGTGAGCTTGCTGGCGCTGAAAGCGATGGGCGTATCGAAAGTGTACGTGGTAGATGTGTTGCCGAAACGCCTCGAAAAAGCGCTCGAACTGGGTGCAAACGGTGTCATCAATGGTATGGAAGAAGACGCTGTGGCAAAGATCATGGAACTGACCGAAGGTAAAGGAGTGGATCTATCGATTGAGACTGCGGGTACAGAAATTACCATGACGCAGCTGTTGAAAATGGCGAAGAAAGGATCAACGGTTGTGTTTGTTGGCTACAGCGCCAAAGAAACCGTGAGCTTGCCGGTCAACCTGATCATGGATAAAGAATTGTCGATCCAGTCGGTGTTCCGCTACCGGAACATCTTCCCGCTGGCAATTGAGAGTGTGGCAGCTGGTATTGTGCCAATCAAAGATATTGTGTCGGACTATTTTGAGTTTGACAACATTCAGGCTGGCTTGCAAAACTGTGTGAAAAACAAAGCTGACATTGTGAAAGCTGTCATAAAACTTTGA
- a CDS encoding glycoside hydrolase family 43 protein, with the protein MDHQYFENPILRGFYPDPSICRVGDDYYLVTSSFVYYPGLPIFHSKDLVNWKQIGHGIHRTTQLDYKNCETSLGLWAPTIRYHKGRFYIINTFVSEGREARRDNYIITAEKPEGPWSDPVFVAGADGIDSSLFFDDDGRVWYAGNCIIPYDQQEYEGHHAIYLCELDPETFQIIGEKKIIWNGNRTASKWIEAPHIYKKDGFYYLIVAEGGTFTNHSVMMARAKEIDGHYEICPRNPIVSHRHLSLMHPISVVGHADIVETQNGEWWMVLLGVRPYEGINYNLGRETFLAPIIWDEDGWIRLDTPHGLIQEKERRPNLPAHPFPAKKERDDFDGDLDLVWNTVHPWSTEFFSWTERRGHLRIYLQPEVIHEICTPAFVGRRQQHKKFEASCLMEFEPKADNEEAGLVLLSDDRFNYIFVAGQKGEEYVVRLYKTESGKNVLISEVKGVFSKTVILTISATDLEYNFFYQKPGDEKTLLAANQKASLLSSTVNEGFTGTYIGMYGSSNHKESDNYADFNWFDYKALT; encoded by the coding sequence ATGGATCATCAATATTTTGAAAATCCAATCCTGAGGGGCTTTTATCCCGACCCGTCCATTTGTCGGGTGGGCGACGATTATTACCTGGTAACGTCCTCCTTCGTGTACTATCCCGGCCTGCCTATTTTTCACAGTAAAGACCTGGTAAACTGGAAACAAATCGGGCATGGTATTCATCGCACCACGCAGCTGGATTATAAAAATTGTGAGACATCTTTGGGTTTGTGGGCACCTACCATCAGATATCACAAAGGGCGTTTTTATATTATAAACACCTTTGTGTCTGAGGGTAGGGAAGCTCGCAGAGATAATTATATTATTACCGCAGAAAAACCGGAGGGCCCTTGGAGCGATCCGGTTTTTGTGGCGGGTGCCGACGGAATTGACTCATCGTTGTTTTTTGATGACGATGGCCGTGTTTGGTACGCCGGCAATTGCATCATTCCGTACGATCAACAGGAATACGAGGGGCATCACGCAATTTATTTGTGTGAGCTCGACCCAGAAACTTTTCAGATTATCGGTGAAAAGAAGATCATTTGGAATGGGAATCGTACCGCCAGCAAGTGGATCGAAGCGCCGCATATTTACAAGAAGGATGGCTTTTATTACCTGATCGTGGCCGAGGGCGGCACATTTACCAATCACAGTGTAATGATGGCGCGGGCCAAAGAGATTGATGGGCATTACGAAATCTGTCCGCGTAATCCGATTGTATCGCACCGGCATTTGTCGCTGATGCACCCGATTTCGGTGGTGGGTCATGCCGACATTGTGGAAACACAAAACGGCGAATGGTGGATGGTTTTGCTGGGCGTGCGCCCCTACGAAGGAATCAACTACAACTTGGGGCGCGAAACATTTCTGGCGCCGATCATCTGGGACGAAGATGGCTGGATTCGGCTGGACACGCCTCATGGTTTGATTCAGGAAAAAGAACGGCGCCCGAATTTGCCGGCACATCCTTTTCCTGCGAAAAAAGAACGGGACGATTTCGATGGTGATCTGGACTTGGTTTGGAACACGGTTCATCCCTGGTCAACTGAGTTTTTTAGTTGGACTGAACGCCGGGGGCACTTACGCATTTATTTGCAACCCGAGGTCATTCACGAAATCTGTACACCCGCATTTGTTGGACGCAGGCAGCAGCACAAAAAGTTTGAAGCCAGTTGTTTGATGGAGTTTGAACCGAAGGCGGACAATGAGGAAGCCGGGTTGGTTTTGCTCAGCGACGATCGCTTCAATTACATCTTCGTGGCCGGCCAGAAAGGTGAAGAATATGTTGTACGACTATACAAGACTGAAAGCGGTAAAAATGTTTTGATAAGCGAAGTGAAAGGGGTATTTTCAAAAACTGTCATATTAACAATAAGTGCGACAGATTTGGAATATAACTTCTTTTACCAAAAGCCGGGAGACGAGAAAACGCTCCTCGCAGCGAATCAAAAAGCATCTCTTTTAAGTTCAACGGTAAACGAAGGTTTCACAGGCACTTACATTGGAATGTATGGCAGTTCAAACCACAAAGAATCTGATAATTACGCCGATTTTAACTGGTTTGATTATAAAGCATTGACCTAA